The region CCCGTacttgttgatgttaaaaaaaactactggAGAGGAAAAGGTGAAGAAGCCTTCTTAAAAAGTGCAACTTTCACTAATTAGATGGCAGAAATTTAGAATTATTAGATTTCTGGACTTCTCCATTCCTCTGTGAATATATTGGATGTAAACCTTTGGAAAATGTAGCTTTGTTCTGAACATGGGAGGCAGATGAATATTCCTAATATTCTATCTCCTTAACCCATCAAATCCATCTGGATCGTTTATGAAAGCACTATGGATTCCATTATCATTGATTACCAGGGGGAAAAATTGTCCACCGAGAAAGAAAACTGCTATACTTGAAAACAGCAGGTGAGCTTGTGATGTTCTTAACGGATAGCACCATTAATTCTAAGAGGTTCATAAAAAGGAACTGTAATGCAACTGTAAATGTAATTAACTccatctttaattaattttttgactgAAGATTAGCGACAGTTTCCTAAAATCTCTACCTTGTTTTTGGTCCACACTCATTGCTTTTCCATATTAAATGGTCCACGCCCTCTTTTGCTGCCAGTCTGTCACCAACCTGCAGCAAGCATTGATTCCAGCTGCAATACATAGAAGGAAAGGGGCTAGTTAAATTTGGTAATAATGAAGGGAAGCAGGGCTCTATTTGTATCATCCTTGTTGCTAATAGCAGCATCGGGCATTGTGTTGGCTTGTTCCAGCCCAGTCGGTTCCCCTCATGCACCTAGTCTCGTACCCTTTCTTAAAGGACCAGCACCATTCGCAGGTATAAACCTACCAGGCCTCTTGCCACCGGGAATCAGTCCAGAATGCAAGGTACCTCTTTGGAATGTCCAAAAATGTGTTTCGAAAACCGCTGGACCGTTTCATACTTCAGTATATGGCCCTGTTATTGGAGGATGCTGCTCGACTTATGTTAGAGTTCAGGACCATTGCTGGCGTCAATGGCGTGTATTCTATCCTATTGATCTCCACTTTCCTCGGAGATTCAATATATATTGTCTTCATGCAAGGAAAAATTAAGAGAGATGGACCAACGCTGCTAACGGGAATTTCTCCATGGATACTCTTCCCGCAGCCGGCAAACaacatatgatatttttagtgaACTAGAACAGTTGTGGAAATTTAAAAGCATGGTGCTAGTTATTCTGAAGTCaaaaggttttttgttttttccggTGAAAGTTCTGACGTTCATGTTTTTGCAGTGCAATAATGAGCCATATCGTTAATTACCAGTGGTCTTTCAGCCTTTCACAGTTCGATTTTGCACATAGCAATATTGTTATATTACTAAACTCGAAATTAAGCTCGCACATTCtctatagaaaaataaagagtttGATAAATCTTGCTGAGAAAACATGTGAAAATGCTGTGTTATATACGAAAACTATATATAACTCATTAAGCTGATGACCGAGAACACAGCAATGGTCAAAATACATACGTGTGCAgaaatatacaagaaaaaccACACCTTCTGTGGTTGTGCAGTTTGATGGAGAAAAGACCATCTTCGGGCGTGACGTCTCTCAAAATTCAAATGCCATGATAAATCTGAGATAAACTACAGGATTGAAAGACCTTCAAACAGTGGTGTGCAGAATTTAAACAGTTACGCTATGGACTGATGAATAAATTCAGGTAGTCCATATCAACACCAGGCACAGAATAGAGagacctgaaaaaaaaaagacgagaaATATGACATTGATGCATAAATTTGCTGAAGCAGCACTAGTGCATGCATCCTAGATTAACAATGGTCTGGTATCAATACAAAAGAAACACTCAAAAGGAATCTTTACACACTTGTTCTTAGACCatatctttgataaaaaaataattaatttttatggggAGAAGATGACCATACAAATGAGAAAGTGATCAGCATAAAAAGTACATAGAAGTTGAAATCACTTACAGAGTACACAGAAGGGAAGAAAATTCAAGACTAACAAAGACCCAGCATTCTTAGTTCTGAGACATGACTAGCTCCAAGTTCAGGGACATCCTTGCAAGCTTCTCTGTCTAATACCACGTATTCCTGTCATTTTGGCAGTACCACTGTCATGATACTTTTGGATAAATAAACCAGAGCACAAATAAAATCAAGGGGTTCAGAAAtacaaagcataaaaaattcataagcatgcaatgaaaaatattttccaccaGGAATTTTCTTTTCGCAGAAAATGAACTAAAATAGAACTGATAAGAATTTTAGCTActgtttttctaattaaattctaCCTTATATTAGCTAACATTACAACTGGTTTAGAGACTCTAAATGCTTTAAGGATGAGATACCAGACCTTCGTAAGTTCTTGCTTGGCAAGAACATGATAGTGTCGCTCATTGATCCTTTGTCCACATATTATAGCAATGAAGAAACCGTAGAGCAAACCCACCAAAATGATTGCTAAAactgcataaaaaataatgaactaaAAATCAGCAATACTGACAGTGAGCATAAAATTCTCATGAAAAAGGTTGTAGATCTTAAAATGTCACAAGTCATGCCAGAAACAAAATGTAGGACTAGTACCAATAGTTCATCCCGGAAGAAAGGACTCACTAAGCCGGGATCACTAACTAATCCTAATCTAATACTAACTAAACCTAATCTAATACTATAATCTAATACTGATAGaatagaaaataatagaaaagaacAGTCTTTTCTGTATACTTTCTCTGGTTCTGTTGCTACCGCGTGCCTTGCGCAATCGATCGGACCATATAGATAAAAGGGTGTAGATCTGAAGATGTCACAAGTCATGCAGTCTTTCAATCTTCcagcaataaaaaatagcaatagtTCACACAAGCTTgttcaaattttaacaaattttctcagcaaattatttatgttcttaacTTTGTTTTCCTCAAAAAAACAaggctgatatatatatatatatagtagaacAGGTTATTGAAAACATTGGCATCAACTGGGTTTTACTTTCAATGCCTGGATTTAACCGCTCTATCAGTCAGACTAAGCCTAGCTTGATAATAGTCATATTAATAATCGAATTGGTGTCACCTCACCAATCATTAAtgttgcttttgaaattgagttaATCTATTGGCAAGAAGTTAAGGTTAGTGGCATGGTAAACCGTTAACAAATCTATGATATAAAGCTGGTTTTTACACCACATGACATCTCACATTAGGCACTAACATCAATGGAGCCTAACTGCAAATCTCCACCTTCCAAATTAGAttctttcttttcctaaaaTTCCATCAATCTAAATGCATGTAGTGAAACAATATGATAACAGCACTTCAGATTGAAAAGAAAGGCATCCTAAAGTTTAAATGGGAAACTTCTTCGGAGAATCAGCAACTTTAGacataagaaaaatgaattatataGCTTCTTGTCCTTTTCTTATTGCAGGAAAATGAGTTTCCTTCTTTTAACATTATTCTGGAGTTGCTCAGGTGGATTTTGTGATTAGGAACACTTTCCTACATCCTTATCTTCTTCGAACCAAGCTGGATTTTGGGGGAAAAACTCAAGGAAAGTTGATTGAGAAGCAAAACATGCAAATATTTACAAGCAAACCATGTATAATGACAGTAAAGAGAGTAAAGTCAATCAAAACAAGGGCTCTGCATACCAGCCATAGTATAGAACCCATAGGGATGTTCTTCATAGCCAAACATTTCCCTTAGTTCCTCCCCGTAGAACTTGTACACCAGCACACCCAAGAATGCAACAACCTGTTtggaaaatcaatttattaacttACCTAAAAcgaaaaacaaatctaatgaTAAAACAATATTTGACCGATCATCTCACCAAATCAATCCCTTATGCGcgacaggtaaaagcacttggatcttccaaaagaaaatgacaaagaATATCAACATGCAAAGATTTGCATCTTGGTCGTGGGAAACTAAACTGCCAGAAAAGGGAtcctttaaattgttttgaacaAAACAGACGAGAAAAAAGTTTACTAGCTCACATTTTTACCCCCATATTTGTTCATATAGTTCTTAAGCAGAATATCAATGGAAATTTCCAAACAAAGACACCTTGGGTCAACTAATCACGGGTACATGCAATCACACTTGTAATTGTGCATGCACATGTGTGTGTACGAATGCATGTCTTTTATCAGCTGGGATTCGTTAAACTAATTAGGTCGGTTTGGTTTCACACCAAAAAGTACAATTTCCATAGCTGAAGTGACTTCCTGCACCAAACTCCCCTAAAGAAATGAACTTAATAATAATGCAGCTAAGCGCATGGAAAGCATTACATAGGGCAATGATAACAGTGCCTACAATTTCAGAGAGCACTTTGTAGTGTATGCTATTGCAGAAAATCATGTCAATTCTAGACGGAAGAAACGTACTGGTGATACCCACAATAGTGATACCCAATCAACATCCAGATTATGTTACCAAATTTAACTAATATGAAAAGGATGGTGACCTTACCAGCTGAACTACCATGAAAATTAATGCATGGTCCCTTGCAACAAGGAAGTGAAACTTCAGTCTCAACCACCACCTGTCAGCTGGGACATTTGCCCGCAATATAAACATTGCTCTGCATTCTGTACAGTGAGCAAAAGCAAAGCCCTCCTGAAAATGGATAGCAGGAATTAATCATTGAATCAAGATATAAATTTACTACTATCACATGCATACATGCATGCAATGGCAAGTTACAAATAAACATCTGAAGGGTCGACATGATTTTCCTAATTCTCAAAGTTCCACACATATCACTCTGTAAATCAGGAAAAAGGTATGTCGGAGAAAAACGAGCATTTACCTTAGTTGACCTCCAGTTATCAAGACATGATCTATGGACATGCTTCTGAGTGCCTTTGCAATGACATGGTGCAATCAAGTCTTCCCCTGAGATAAAATTAGCACAGGTTTCATCagcattagaaagaaaaaaacagataatagaaaaggaaaggaaacacCAATTTACACACACAAACTACTTGCACTCCAGAACTATTCACTGGTTTTTtcagaaataaacaaaaacccTCCATGTCAAATGATGATCACAAAACTTAAGGAACCTAAAAAAAAGGGCACCAAGCACAGTAAATAGAAAAGACCTCCAATATCAAGGCATATACGGCACTGTGGCTGGTCCGGATTCACCAGATGGCTAGTTTCATCGATGCAAATACTCTCTAACTCAGCAACATGAACATCACAATCCCTTCCTAAGGATTTAATTTCACGAGAGGATGATGATTCTTCTTCAGAATGCTGCAAAATATTAGATTGGGATAAGATGGGTTCACTTTCCGAAACATCTTCCTGGCGACTATCATTTGATACTAATTGCATTGTGAAGAATATCGAATCAGGATAGAACTTCCAACGTCATTGCCAGACCTACAATGTGAACAGAACATCTCAGCTGAAACTATGCGGCCTGCAAGCAAATCAAGAAAATCAGAAAAGTTACATAAATGCCAAGTCAATAATGACAAGGACGACAATCATCAACATCAATTATCCATAATTCATACTATACGCAGcacaaaaatgaataaaaacgcTATCCAAACTTTCCATCCACGCGCATTAAAATACTACATATacaacaaaatttaaagaaCCCAGTTTTCAGATCCTCTAAACATGTATACTGGAAACTCTGCGATAAAAGAGTTTTGTTTCTCAACAGATTTGTCCATCAATAATGGATATTACATTTGTAGGAATGTAACCAATACGTCTCCGGCTTGTGTTTCAATGACTGGCAAGGCGGTCAAGCTCCCTTCGCCTGTCTGGTCCGATCGTTTAGCTGCTCTTTCTAAGAGACgtgaaagcaaataaaaaacataattgattGCTCATACCTTTTCATTCTGCAAACAAATACTACACAGCAGACAGTAGGCTAAAGGTTATACCTTCGTTACACACGCGAAAACCAACATGTAGTTCATTAGGTCAATGGCTTGCAGATTGCAGAAAGGGTCAAAGTTGGCTCAAAATTAGCACACATTCACAGAATTAAACAAATTCAGTACTATTCAGCACCAAAAGTACAATCTTCAcatcaccaaaacaaaaaaagtttcaatctttaCGCAAGAATCATtgataaaaacaacataaagcCATAAGATTTTGAAAGAAGAGGGAATGTGAAGATGGGTCTAACCTTACATTTAGCAAAACATATTTGCATTCCCTTGCTTTGAATTTGAGAGTTTTGAAAGATTTGAGATTTGTCGTGTTGGTTTTCTTGTAGATTGCCAAGTCAATGCAGAGGAAAACATACAGACGTAGAAAGGGTGGGTAAAAATTAATCGAAAACAAAGAAGACAAGAAACTAAGCTTTGAACTcaccaaaattattattattattattattatttatgagcACTTCTGTTTGATACTAGAATAATCATCGTCATCTTCTTGCCATTTGATGAAGTACGGTGCCCTTTTATTTATGATGCATGACAGGCCAACTGATTGCGTCCATGTCATAGAAAGAATGTCATGTATGATTACGTGTTGTGTTATGACTGGTCTGTGATGCGCGTGTTTTTATGTAGGGAAAGAGTTGTCGTTAACGTTTGACAAAATAGAAGGAAGACACCCCCCggagagggagagatatggAGGGACACGTGCTGAGTGTATCTATCCGTCGActacaataattaaatattctgaaatcataaaattcagTCATTAAATgtaaaatcaatttgattatgtcctttcctttttgttttcaaggGAAACATCAAAATATACCCTTGGGCAATATCAATTTCATACACAAACTATTTCTTACATCAATCTTACTGGTttctcaattataattttagcttCTGTTAGAATAATCTAAAAGAAACCGGTGATGTTTatataaaatgatatcattctatataaaataaaagcacaGTTTAGATAAGAATATGGATAAATTACGTTAAAAATgagtgaagaattttttttttaaaaattgacatTGGATGATGAGATTGAGATTACATAAATGGAGGGTATTCATAAAGTTTATCCTGGTTTTTATTAATACTTGTTCGCTCTAACGTGTCTCCCAGTTGCATTATTATCCAagtcttaaacacaaaaaatgtCCGAGTGATTGGCCGAGGTGGTCGATTCCACGACGACAATGATACATTTGGGGCGGCAGAGATGTTTACTTTGTCATGGTCCTCCCatggttttgttttcttaacgTTACACTTCCATTCATTTTCGGATATTGTTCTTCTTCATCAGTTATACTGCAAAGTTCACCGCACAATTAACTTGAGAAGGTTGAGGGTTAAAAGCCTCCTCATTCATAGACCAAAGTACacttaaatttctttcttttatgaggCATTGTGTTGGCACGTTCCAGCCCAGTCGGTTCCCCTCATGCACCTAATCTCTTACCCTTTCTTAAAGGACCAGCACCATTCGCAGGTATAAACTAACCTACCAGGCCTCGTGCCACCGGGAATCAGTCCAGAATGCAAGGCACCTCTTCGGAATGTACAAAAGTGTGTTTCCAAAACCGCCGGACCGTTTCATACTCTAGTATCTGTCCCTGTGAATGGAGGATGTTGCTCGACTAATATTTATGTTAGAGTCCTGGACCATTGCTGGCGTCAATGGCGTGTATTCTATCCTACTGATCTCCACTTTCATCGGAAAGTCAATATATGTTGTCTTCatgcaaagaaaaataagagagtTGGCTGCATCTCAAAGAGAACCAATGCTGCTAACGGGAATTTCTCAATGGATACTCTTCTCGCAGTCGGCAAACAACATGTAATATTTTTAGTGTACAACTAGAACAGTAATGGAACTTTAAAAGAATGATGTTATGGTTGTTCTGAATTcgaaggtttttgtttttttctggtGAAAGTTCTGACGTTCATGTTTTTACAGCGCAACAAGGAGCCATATCGTTAGTCACCAGTGGTCTTTCAGCCTTTCAGAATTCGATTACGCACATATCAATATTGTTACATGACTAAACTCGAAATTAAGTTCACACATTCTCCACGGACATAAAAGAGTTAGCTTAACCTTGAAgagaaaacataaagaaatgCTGTgtgtaaatcaataaattttaaaatactgtaTGACTCAAAATTCAAATGCCATGTTAAAATCTGAGATAAACTACAGGATTGATAGGCCTGCaagcatataaaacaaattatggatGATAAGTTCTCCCTGCGTCTAACAGTGCAAAATTTAAATGCTCCAGCCAAAAACGAGGAACAAGAGCTGCGGACAAAGCATGAATATTGGCAGTTGAGATGGTAATCGTCAACAACATTCACAGCAGCTCGGAGCAAGGGCTCTTGCTCTTGAATCTTAGCAGCCTGAGCCTTGTCCAAAGTGGGAAGAGTCGTTGGCCCTTGACGGGTGCCAAACTGTTAGGCTTCACGAGTATCTTCTAATACTTTTTCTGTACTTTCACAGACTGCTGCAATCATATCAATTCTAGCCTGCAAAACTAGATAGATAAAAGTCCCTGAATACAAAGAAACGATGATGATATACTCGATGCAAAATGAACTCTCATCCACCTTTAACCTCTCATTTTGAGACAATACCGGCAAGTTCTGCATCCCCTGCAGCAACTGCGCGCTCTTGGAATTAAAATCCACTTCCATCTCTGGCAGTAGTTTCGAGGATAACATAACTGGTAGCACTGTACCACGGGATCCAAAATAAAGTTTTCCATGTTAAAATTATGCAATATATGCCAAATTTTGATCCTTTTGAACAAAGCTGTCTAGTAGTTTAGCAGGCAATGGAGAATAGAAGAAATGCGGCTGTAGTGAGTGACTGTTCCTCCTGCATACTATGTCCTCGCGCACATGAAATTGACCACATATTTGTCATCAGAGAGTCTAGGAGCGGAAAGCTAGTCCCCGAACATGGAGTACCTTTTCTGATCACAATTACCCTGGTGCGCTCCCAGGAGAGCAGCATCCATTATATCATGAGGCTGGATGTGAGAACTTCTAATC is a window of Populus nigra chromosome 10, ddPopNigr1.1, whole genome shotgun sequence DNA encoding:
- the LOC133704696 gene encoding uncharacterized protein LOC133704696, producing MQLVSNDSRQEDVSESEPILSQSNILQHSEEESSSSREIKSLGRDCDVHVAELESICIDETSHLVNPDQPQCRICLDIGGEDLIAPCHCKGTQKHVHRSCLDNWRSTKEGFAFAHCTECRAMFILRANVPADRWWLRLKFHFLVARDHALIFMVVQLVVAFLGVLVYKFYGEELREMFGYEEHPYGFYTMAVLAIILVGLLYGFFIAIICGQRINERHYHVLAKQELTKEYVVLDREACKDVPELGASHVSELRMLGLC